From the Agromyces laixinhei genome, the window CCAGTCAGTTGCCCGAGTGGTTCCAGACGGTGCACGATTTCCTGCCGCTCCGCCCCGGGGCGGACCTCCTGCGGTCCGGATTGGCCGCCGACAGCTTCGAGGCGAGCGGCCGAGACCTGCTCGTGCTGATCGCGTGGTGCGTCGTCGGCATCGCGATCACCATTCGGGCGCTCGTTCGCCGCCGCTGACCGCGCTCAGGCCCTCGCGGCTCAGCCCGCGCCCAGCCGGTTGCCGCGACCCGCGACCTGCCCGCGACCCGCGAATGCGGCCCATCGAGCGCTGGCGCGCCACGCGGCATCCGTCTAGCGTGAGAGCCGGGGGAGATTCGGCGCGCAAGCCGGAATACCAGCCCTCTCGACAAAGTTGAGTTAAGTACACTCAAGTTTTGAACGAAGGGAGAGCCTGTGGCCAACATGCAGGGTGCGCCGAGCACGCAAGAGGAAGAGCAGAAGTCGGCGCTCGAACAGTACGGCGTCAACCTCACCGAGATCGCGAAGGCGGGCAAGCTCGACCCCGTCATCGGGCGTGACTCCGAGATCCGCCGCGTCAGCCAGGTGCTCACGAGGCGCACGAAGAACAACCCCGTGCTCATCGGCGAACCCGGCGTCGGCAAGACCGCCGTCGTCGAGGGGCTCGCCCAGCGCATCGTCGCGGGCGACGTCGCCGAGTCGCTGAAGGGCAAGCAGCTCATCTCGCTCGACATTTCGGCGCTCGTCGCGGGTGCGATGTACCGCGGCCAGTTCGAGGAGCGGCTGAAGGCCGTGCTGAAGGAGATCAACGACGCCGAGGGTCAGATCATCACCTTCGTCGACGAACTGCACCTGCTCATGGGTGCGGGTGGCGGCGAGGGCTCCGTCGCGGCCTCCAACATGCTGAAGCCCATGCTCGCCCGCGGCGAGCTGCGGCTCATCGGCGCGACCACGCTCAACGAGTATCGCGAATACATCGAGAAGGATGCCGCGCTCGAACGCCGATTCCAGCAGGTGTACGTCGGCGAGCCGAGCGTCGAAGACACGATCGCGATCCTGCGCGGACTCAAGGGCCGCTACGAGGCGCACCACGGGGTCACGATCTCCGACGCCGCGCTCGTCGCCGCGGCATCCCTGTCGAATCGCTACATCTCGGCCCGCCAATTGCCGGACAAGGCGATCGACCTCGTCGACGAAGCCATGTCGCGCCTCAAGATGGAGATCGACTCTTCGCCGGTGGAGATCGACCAGCTGAAGCGTCAGGTCGACCGCTTGCGGCTCGAGGAGCTCGCCCTCAAGAAGGAGAAGGACGACGCGTCGAAGGAGCGGCTCGGAAAGCTGCGCGAGACGCTCGTCGAGCAGGAGCGCGAGCTCGCCGGTCTCGAGGAGCGCTGGGCGCGCGAACGGATGTCGCTGAACCGCGTCGGCGAGCTGAAGAAGCAGCTCGACGAAGCGATGACGCAGCGTGACCGCGCCATGCGCGAGGCCGACTACGCGACGGCGTCGAAACTCGAGTACGAGACGATCGCTCGGCTGCAGCGCGACGTCGTCGAGGCGGAGCGGGCAGAGCAGGCCCCCGATGAGCCGCGCATGGTCAACGAGCAGGTCACCGAGGAGGACATCGCGCAGGTGATCGCCGCCTGGACCGGCATCCCCGTCGGCAGGCTCCTGCAGGGCGAGACCGAGAAGCTGCTGCACCTCGAGCAGGAACTCGGAAAGCGACTCATCGGCCAGAAGCGCGCCGTCGCGGCGGTCGCCGACTCGGTGCGCCGCTCGCGCGCCGGCATCAGCGACCCCAACCGGCCGACCGGGTCCTTCCTCTTCCTCGGCCCGACGGGCGTCGGCAAGACCGAACTTGCGAAGGCCCTCGCCGAGTTCCTCTTCGACGACGAGCACGCCATGGTGCGCATCGACATGTCGGAGTACGGCGAGAAGTTCTCGGTCTCCCGCCTCGTCGGCGCGCCCCCCGGGTATGTGGGATACGACCAGGGCGGTCAGCTCACCGAGGCCGTGCGTCGTCGCCCGTACTCCGTCATTCTCTTCGACGAGGTCGAGAAGGCGCACCCCGAGGTGTTCGACGTGCTGCTGCAGGTGCTCGACGACGGGCGTCTCACCGACGGCCAGGGTCGCACCGTCGACTTCCGCAACACGATCCTGATCCTCACGTCGAACCTCGGTTCGCAGTACCTGATCGATCCATCGCTCAGCTGGGACGAGAAGCAGCAGGCCGTGCTCGCGGCCGTGCGGCAGTCGTTCAAGCCCGAGTTCGTGAACCGGCTCGACGACATCGTCGTGTTCTCCGCGCTCAACGAGGAGGAACTCGGCGAGATCGTGAACCTCTACATCGACCGGCTCGGGGTGCGGCTGCACGAGCGGCGGCTGCAGCTCGGGGTCACCCCCGACGCTCGGGCGTGGCTCGCCGAACGCGGCTACGACCCGCTGTACGGAGCCCGGCCGCTGCGCCGCCTCATGCAGCACGAGATCGACGACCGGCTCGCCCGGGCGCTGCTCACCGGAGAGGTGCGCGACGGCGACACCGTCGTGGTCGGGCTCGAGGGCGACGGCGAGTCGCTCTCGGTCGCTCGCGCCGAGGTGCCGGTCGGAGGCGGGGCCGCGTCTGGCTCCGACGACGTCATCGACGCCGAGATCATCGAGTAGGACCTACCGGTCTTCGGTGCGGTCGTCTTCTTTGAGGATGCGCGGCAGGTATCCGAGATCGTCGAGTTGACGGATGACGAACTGACCCAGTGGTGCTCTCGCGAGTGACACCCGGTAGAAGCGTTGGCCGCGTTCATCGTGGACGAGCAGACCGCGCTTCACGAGCGACCGGATCGCCACCGAGCGTTGCGATGGGCTTCCCGGCAAGGCCGGCTCGAGGTCCCTCGCCTTCACGACCTCGCGGCGCGCCGCGATCTTGAGGGCTGCGCCTTCGTATGCGGTCGCGGCGCCACTGGCAGTCAGCCGGTCGATCGCAGGGTCGATCAGTTTGTCCATGACGAATGAGAAGTCCTGCATCTGCACCAGGCGTTCGAGATCGACGTGCAGGCCGCGTACGAAGAACTCGCACCAAGCCACGGTTCCTGCTGCCGAAAGATCATCGGCGGCCTCCAGCGCCGCGTAGTAGCCGTCGCGATCATTGCCGAACACCGCGGTGGGATTCACAGCACGGTACCCGGGAACCGAGTCGAACCCGTTGCGCCGCAACATCGCGTAGGTGAACAGGCGCGACACGCGGCCGTTGCCGTTCGTGAACGGATGGATCCAGACGAACCGGTGATGTGCGATCGCCGCGTGGAGCATCTGCTCGTGCGGAGGCATGCTGCGATTCGCGAAGTCGAGGAGCTCTGACATGTCGGCGTGAACATACACAGGCGATGGCGGCGAATGGGCTGAGTCGCTGATCGACACTTCATTGGCGCGATACTCGCCCGGAGTCCGGTCTCCCTCGCGACGCAGCCCGTTCGCGGCGATCCGATGGAGTTCACGGACGAAGACATGAGTCAACGGTTGAGACGGATCGATCGTGTCGATGAAGTCGATGCCGTCGAGGATGTTGGAGATCTCACGAAGCGAATCTGACGTCTGTGGTGCCGCCGATCCAACGGCTGGGAGATCGCTCAATGCGTCATATACCGTGGTGCGGTTGCCTTCGATACGCGCAGAGATCACACTCATGACGACACGGAACAAGGCATGGAGCTCCGTCAGGGTTCTTGCCGGAGTCGTCCCGCTGCCGAGATTGCCGCGGAGCCGTTCGATCTCGAATGCGTACCGCACGAGCTCCGAGCTGAAATCGACTGGTGGCAGTTCGTACTTCTTGTTCACGATGCTGGCCTCTATTTGTGGGCTGGTCAAGAACTATTTGTGCATGTTGTCGATTCTATCCCGGAAAATCAAGGGGTCTGTGGAGCGCTTGATCGTCACTATTTGCGAACGCGGTATCCGCTATTTGCGGAGTCCGGGTATGGCACGCCGCCGCTCAGGGCGCCGTGCTCTCCTCGGGTTCGGGGGCGCGCACGCCGTTCGCGCCCGCCGGGATGCGGCGCTCGAGGGCGATGGCGAGCACACCGATGCCGAGGCATCCGGCGACCATGATCGCGATGTACCACGCCCCCAATCCGTGGTCGAGCAGCATGCCCGCCGCGATCGGGCCGGCGATCGCCCCGCCCTGGAAGGCCGCAGAGTTGATCGCGTTGTAGCGGCCGCGATTGTGGTCGGAGGCGAGGTCGTTGTAGATCGCGGGAACCGTCGGCTGCAGTAGCGTCTCGCCGAACGCGAAGACGCCCATGAAGGCGAGCACGCCGATCGCGGCCGCCAGCGAGTCGGGCAGGAGCCCTGCGGTGCCGAGGATGAGCCAGGAGCAGGCCCAGACCCCGGCCATCACCCACATCACCCGGGTGCGCCGCTTACCGCTGATCTTCGCGAGCACGGCGAACTGCAGCAGCACGATGACCGCGGTGTTCACGGCGAACGAGAACCCGATGACCCGGGTCGAGACTTCGGCCACCTGCCGCGCGTACGCCGGGAAGCCAGCCTCCATCTGGCCGTAGCCGATGAACATGGCGAGGAACGTGAGCAGCGTCAGCCAGAGCACCGCGGGCTTGCGGAGGATCTTGCGGTACCCGCCCGCCGCTGCAGACTCCTCGCTCGGCTCCGCCTGCGTGTGCACATTGCGGAGCGGCCAGAGGAGCAGCGCCATCGGGCACCAGGCTCGTCGCGGCGTCGATGAGGAAGATCACGGTGAACGTCTCGGGCGAGTGCACGTCGACGTAGAAACCGCCGACGATGCCGCCGACCCCGATGCCGAGGTTCAGGAGGGCGAAGTTCACGCCGAAGTACTGCTGCCGCAGGTCGCCCGAGACCACCGCAGCGATGAGCGCATTGAAGCCGGGCCACGAGACGCCGAAGTTGACGCCGATCAGCACGAGCGCGACGGCGGCGACAGAGGGGTGCGTCGCGAAGGCGAGCAGGGTGCAGCCGGCGATCATCGAGACGAGGCCGACGAGCAGTACCGCCCGTGCGCCGAAGCGGTCGATGAGGGTGCCGCCCGGGCCCGTGACGATGAGTCCGACCACGGCGATGAGGCTCATGAGCGCGCCCGAAAGCCCGAGGTCGAACCCTCGCACCTCGTGCAGGTAGATGATCGTGAACGGCAGGGTGAGCCCTCGGCCGAGCGTCTGGATGGCGACGGTCGACAGCAGCCAGCGCCCCTCGGTGGGCAGGGCGCCCCAGAAGCCTCGCATGCCCGTCACCCATGCATCCTTTCGGATACCTCCGACATCGCGCGTCGAGGTCGCGGATCAGATCGTCGACATTCCCACGCGGCAGCCGGGGGAGCGCGCTCGTCAGCACCGATGCCGCGACCCAGCGCTGCGGATGCCCGGGAACGGCGGGCACGAGCTTGAAACCGACGCTGCGCCCGTGGCGCGTGATCTCGTGCTCTTCACCGCTGGAGCGCACTCGTCGGTACACCTCGGCCGGATTCTTGCTTCAGCTCACGAGACGTGATGGTTCGCATGCTCGATCGTCCTGCAGGTGTAGCGCACGTCTACAACGTGGGCGGGGCAGTAGCCACCCGCGGTTCACCTCGCGGGCGTAGGGTTCGAGCGTGCTGCTGAACTTGGGAACGCGCACCGACGGCGACCTGTTCGTGAAGACCGACGCCGGTGTCGTCAAGGGTGTGCGCCGGCGGGGAGTGCGCGTGTGGCGGGGCATCCCGTATGCGGCCTCGACCGCGGGCGACCGTCGATTCCGGCCGCCGCTGCCGCCGCCCGGCTGGGACGGCGTGCGAGACGCCGCGGAGTACGGGCCGGTCGCGCCGCAGAAGCGCAAGGGCCAGTTCATCGGTGCGTCGCCGCGGCTCGTGCGCAGCGAGGACTGCCTCAGCGTCAACGTCGTCGCGCCCGACGAGTCGGATACCCCGGCCGGCGGCCGACCCGTGATGGTGTTCATCCACGGCGGCGCCTACAGCGTCGGCTCGTCGGGCGAGTACCCCCGGCAGGGCGAGGGGCTCGTGCGCCGCCACGGCGTCGTCTACGTGAGCCTCAACTACCGGCTCGGAGCGCTCGGGTGGCTCGACTTCCGGCCGTACTCGTCGCCGCGGCATCCGTTCGAGTGCAACCTGGCGCTGCGCGATCAGGTGGCCGCTCTCGAGTGGGTGCGCCGCAACATCGGCGCGTTCGGCGGCGACCCCGGTAACGTCACGCTGTTCGGCGAATCCGCCGGCGGCAACTCGGTGACGACGCTGATGACCGTGCCCGCCGCCGAGGGGCTGTTCCAGCGGGCCATCGCCCAGAGCGCGCCGGTGAACGCCGTGTACCTTCCCGAGACCGCGGCGGCCTGGGCGCGCGAGTACGTCGGCATTCTCAGCGGCCTCGTCGACGACGACGACCTCGAGAGCGAATCGACGGATGCCGCGGCCACCATGCTGCGGGCAGCGGATCCCATGCTGCTCGCCGAGGCGACCACCGCCCTCACCGTGCGCACGCCCGACGAGAACCCGGGCACGATCAGCCTCGCGCCCGTCATCGACGGCGAGTTCCTGCCGCATCGCCCGCTCGACGCGTTCCGCGACGGACTCGCGCACCGGGTGCCCCTCGTGATCGGCACCAACGACCGCGAGGGGTCGCTCTTCGAGGGGCGCATCAGCATCCTCCCGTCGACGAAGCCGCGCATCCGCGCGATCTTCACGAACACGAAGAAGAAGGCGCGCAAGGCGATCAAGCGGCAGTATCCGGGCCTGCCCGAGCGGAGGCCGGCCGCCGATTTCGCCGGTGACTTCACCTTCTGGTTCCCGACCGTGAAGGCCGCCGAGCGGCATTCACGGTACTCCCCCGTCTACTTCTATCGATTCGATGCAGCCCCCCGGATGCCGCGGCTCCTCGGTCTCGACGCGACCCACGGCCTCGAGCTCTTCGCCCTGTTCGAGAAGTTCGACACCCCGGTCGGCACCGCACTCACGGTGTTCGGCGGACGGCGGATGTTCCGTGAGGTCGGGCGGCGGATGCAGCTGTGCTGGACGTCGTTCGCGGCATCAGGCGTGCCCGGCTCCGCGTGGCCGCGCTACGACGAGCTCGAGCGCGGCACCCTGGTCTTCGACGGCGTCGATCGCGTCGAGCTCGACCCGCGCCGTGAGAAGCGACTGGCGTGGCAGGAGTTCGTGCCGCACGTGTGAGTGTTCCGTCGTGCACGCAGTGGTGAGAATCTCGGGCGTGCGTGCGTGCGTGCGTGCGGGCCTGCGTGCGGGAGTGCGTGGGCGCGGGCGTGGGCGCGGGGGTGCCGTGGGTGCGGGGGTGCGTCGTGCGGGCGTGCGGGCGTGCGGGCGTGCGGGCCTGCGTGCGGCGTTGGAATGTAGGACTCAGGGCGGTTTGTAGGACGCGGTTGCACCGGCCTGTCCTACAAACCGCCGATCGTCCTACAGTCCCGCGCGCCCGGCGCGCGCCCCGGCCGCGCCCCGGGCCGCGCCCCGGGCGGAGCACGGGCCGCGTCCCGCACGATGCTCGTCGCGTAGCGGTGTCGCAGCGGCGGCCCGAGGCCTAGGCTCGACCTCATGCTCGCCACCGTCATCCACGCGCCCCGTGACATCCGAGTCGAGACCGTGCCCGACCCCGTGCTCTCGACCGGCGGCGACGCGATCGTGAAGGTCGTCGCCGCGTGCGTCTGCGGCTCAGACCTCTGGCCCTACCGCGGCGTGACGCCGACGCACGAGCCGCATCGCATCGGTCACGAGTTCGTCGGCGTGGTCGAGGCGATCGGGTCGGATGTCGCGGGGGTCGCCGTCGGCGACTTCGTGATCGCCCCCTTCTACGTCTGCGACAACACCTGCATCAACTGCCGCAACGGCGTGTCGACGTCGTGCCTGAACGGCGGGTGGTGGGGTTCAGACGATCGCGCCGGGGCGTTCGCCGACGGCGCGCAGGGGGAGCGCGTGCGGGTGCCGCTCGCCGACGGAACGCTCGTCGTCGTGCCCGGCCCCGTGGGCGATGACGAGGTGCCGGGGCTCCTCACGCTCGCCGACGTCATGGGCACCGGCCACCACGCCGCCGTCTCCGCAGGGGTCTCCGCGGGTGACTCGGTCGCCGTCGTGGGCGACGGCGCCGTCGGTCTCTGCGCGATCATCGCGGCGAAGCGGCTCGGCGCCACGACGATCATCGCGATGTCGCGGCATCCGGATCGCCAGGCGCTCGCCCGCCGATTCGGCGCGACCCACGTCGTCGAAGCGCGCGGCGACGACGGGGTGGCCGGGGTGCACGAGCTCACGGGCGGCATCGGGGCCGACCGGGTGCTCGAGTGCGTCGGCACGAAGGAGTCCATGGACCAGGCGATCCGATCGACCCGCCCGGGCGGCATGGTCGGTTACGTCGGGGTGCCGAACGGCGGGCCCGAACTGCCGGTGCGGCCGCTCTTCAACCGCAACGTCGGCGTGAACGGCGGCGTCGCTCCCGTGCGCGGCTATATCGAGGAACTGCTGCCCGACGTGCGGTCGGGCGCCATCGAGCCCGGGCTCGTGTTCGACCTCGAGCTTCCGCTCGCCCGGGCAGCCGAGGCGTACGCCGCGATGGATGAACGGCGCGCGACCAAGGTGCTGCTGCGTCCGTGAGCGCCGGCTCGATGAAGCCGCCAACGAGATCGCATGCCGATCCGCCGCATCGGCGCCCGGCCACCTGAGCGGTGCCGGGCGCCCGTTCGACTACTCGCCGAGCAGCACGAGCTCCTCGAGCGGCTTGCGCAGCCTCGGCGCGACCTCGCGCTCCCGGAGCACCTCGGGCAGGGCGTTGGCATCGCCGACCACGCCGATCGTCGTGATCGAGACGATCTCGAGGTTCGGGGCGAGCGCGAAGACCTCGTGCAGCTTCGCCGCATCGAAGCCGCCCATCTGGTGGGTGTGCAGGCCCTCGTGCTGCGCCTGCACGGTGAGGTGCGCGACCGCTTGGCCGAGGTCGTAGCGCGCCCACGGGTGCGGGTTTCCATCGGCGTCGGCGATCTCGGCGATGTTGATCACGAGGGCGGCGGCCGAGTCGGCCCAGACCTGGTTGAAGCCCGCCATCGCATCATGCGCTGCGGTGAAGGCGGACGTGCCGCGGCGGGCGACGACGAAGCGCCACGGCTGCGAGTTGTTCGCCGAAGGGGCCCAGCGCGCCGCTTCGAGCACGGTGCGGAGCACATCGGGATCGATCACGGCTGCGGGGTCGAAGGCCCGTGGGCTCCAGCGATCGACGAGGGCGCCGATGAGCGGTGCGGAGGTGTCGGCCCGACGGGAGGCGGGTTCGGAGACGAGCGTCATGCTGGTGCTGCTTTCTTGCGGGGGGGGGGGTTTGCCGGGGCGTCGTCGACCCGCTCGATGCAACGCGGGGGGTGGCATCCACTATTCCATGATTGTGCATGTTTCTTCCTGGGAGCGTACTCAGGCGCGCGTGAGCTCCTCGCGAATACCCGCCACGAACGCGTCGATGTCGGCCTCGCTCGTGTCGAACGAGCACATCCAGCGCACCTCGCCGCGCGCGGCATCCCAGTCGTAGAAGCGGAACCCGCCGTCGCGGAGCCGGTCGGCGACGCCTGCCGGCAGCGTCGCGAACACGCCGTTCGACTGCGTCGGCTGCGAGAAGCCGAGACCCGGCAGCTCGCCGGCGGCGATGCCCGCGTCGAGCGCGTCGCGAAGGCGCCGTGCCATCGCGTTCGAGTGACGCGCGTTCTCGAGCCAGAGTTCGCCTTCATACAGCGCGATGAGCTGCACCGCGGTGAAACGCATCTTCGAGGCGAGCT encodes:
- a CDS encoding ATP-dependent Clp protease ATP-binding subunit, whose protein sequence is MQGAPSTQEEEQKSALEQYGVNLTEIAKAGKLDPVIGRDSEIRRVSQVLTRRTKNNPVLIGEPGVGKTAVVEGLAQRIVAGDVAESLKGKQLISLDISALVAGAMYRGQFEERLKAVLKEINDAEGQIITFVDELHLLMGAGGGEGSVAASNMLKPMLARGELRLIGATTLNEYREYIEKDAALERRFQQVYVGEPSVEDTIAILRGLKGRYEAHHGVTISDAALVAAASLSNRYISARQLPDKAIDLVDEAMSRLKMEIDSSPVEIDQLKRQVDRLRLEELALKKEKDDASKERLGKLRETLVEQERELAGLEERWARERMSLNRVGELKKQLDEAMTQRDRAMREADYATASKLEYETIARLQRDVVEAERAEQAPDEPRMVNEQVTEEDIAQVIAAWTGIPVGRLLQGETEKLLHLEQELGKRLIGQKRAVAAVADSVRRSRAGISDPNRPTGSFLFLGPTGVGKTELAKALAEFLFDDEHAMVRIDMSEYGEKFSVSRLVGAPPGYVGYDQGGQLTEAVRRRPYSVILFDEVEKAHPEVFDVLLQVLDDGRLTDGQGRTVDFRNTILILTSNLGSQYLIDPSLSWDEKQQAVLAAVRQSFKPEFVNRLDDIVVFSALNEEELGEIVNLYIDRLGVRLHERRLQLGVTPDARAWLAERGYDPLYGARPLRRLMQHEIDDRLARALLTGEVRDGDTVVVGLEGDGESLSVARAEVPVGGGAASGSDDVIDAEIIE
- a CDS encoding Fic family protein; amino-acid sequence: MNKKYELPPVDFSSELVRYAFEIERLRGNLGSGTTPARTLTELHALFRVVMSVISARIEGNRTTVYDALSDLPAVGSAAPQTSDSLREISNILDGIDFIDTIDPSQPLTHVFVRELHRIAANGLRREGDRTPGEYRANEVSISDSAHSPPSPVYVHADMSELLDFANRSMPPHEQMLHAAIAHHRFVWIHPFTNGNGRVSRLFTYAMLRRNGFDSVPGYRAVNPTAVFGNDRDGYYAALEAADDLSAAGTVAWCEFFVRGLHVDLERLVQMQDFSFVMDKLIDPAIDRLTASGAATAYEGAALKIAARREVVKARDLEPALPGSPSQRSVAIRSLVKRGLLVHDERGQRFYRVSLARAPLGQFVIRQLDDLGYLPRILKEDDRTEDR
- a CDS encoding MFS transporter, with translation MALLLWPLRNVHTQAEPSEESAAAGGYRKILRKPAVLWLTLLTFLAMFIGYGQMEAGFPAYARQVAEVSTRVIGFSFAVNTAVIVLLQFAVLAKISGKRRTRVMWVMAGVWACSWLILGTAGLLPDSLAAAIGVLAFMGVFAFGETLLQPTVPAIYNDLASDHNRGRYNAINSAAFQGGAIAGPIAAGMLLDHGLGAWYIAIMVAGCLGIGVLAIALERRIPAGANGVRAPEPEESTAP
- a CDS encoding carboxylesterase/lipase family protein encodes the protein MLLNLGTRTDGDLFVKTDAGVVKGVRRRGVRVWRGIPYAASTAGDRRFRPPLPPPGWDGVRDAAEYGPVAPQKRKGQFIGASPRLVRSEDCLSVNVVAPDESDTPAGGRPVMVFIHGGAYSVGSSGEYPRQGEGLVRRHGVVYVSLNYRLGALGWLDFRPYSSPRHPFECNLALRDQVAALEWVRRNIGAFGGDPGNVTLFGESAGGNSVTTLMTVPAAEGLFQRAIAQSAPVNAVYLPETAAAWAREYVGILSGLVDDDDLESESTDAAATMLRAADPMLLAEATTALTVRTPDENPGTISLAPVIDGEFLPHRPLDAFRDGLAHRVPLVIGTNDREGSLFEGRISILPSTKPRIRAIFTNTKKKARKAIKRQYPGLPERRPAADFAGDFTFWFPTVKAAERHSRYSPVYFYRFDAAPRMPRLLGLDATHGLELFALFEKFDTPVGTALTVFGGRRMFREVGRRMQLCWTSFAASGVPGSAWPRYDELERGTLVFDGVDRVELDPRREKRLAWQEFVPHV
- a CDS encoding zinc-dependent alcohol dehydrogenase family protein translates to MLATVIHAPRDIRVETVPDPVLSTGGDAIVKVVAACVCGSDLWPYRGVTPTHEPHRIGHEFVGVVEAIGSDVAGVAVGDFVIAPFYVCDNTCINCRNGVSTSCLNGGWWGSDDRAGAFADGAQGERVRVPLADGTLVVVPGPVGDDEVPGLLTLADVMGTGHHAAVSAGVSAGDSVAVVGDGAVGLCAIIAAKRLGATTIIAMSRHPDRQALARRFGATHVVEARGDDGVAGVHELTGGIGADRVLECVGTKESMDQAIRSTRPGGMVGYVGVPNGGPELPVRPLFNRNVGVNGGVAPVRGYIEELLPDVRSGAIEPGLVFDLELPLARAAEAYAAMDERRATKVLLRP
- a CDS encoding nitroreductase family protein, which produces MTLVSEPASRRADTSAPLIGALVDRWSPRAFDPAAVIDPDVLRTVLEAARWAPSANNSQPWRFVVARRGTSAFTAAHDAMAGFNQVWADSAAALVINIAEIADADGNPHPWARYDLGQAVAHLTVQAQHEGLHTHQMGGFDAAKLHEVFALAPNLEIVSITTIGVVGDANALPEVLREREVAPRLRKPLEELVLLGE